A window of Anaeromusa acidaminophila DSM 3853 contains these coding sequences:
- a CDS encoding MFS transporter codes for MDVISRMERIPTGAFHYRLLALTGLGWMFDAMDTGLIAFVLPALSKAWGLSTAQMGYIGSMGLVGMALGAVLAGAAADRFGRRKLFAATLVLYSVATGLCGIAWNYESLLVFRFLVGFGLGGQLPVAVTLVSEFSPPKDRGKMIVLLESFWGCGWLIAALVAYLVIPYYGWHVAFLLGAVPALYVFWIWRWVPESVRYLTAQGRLEEAHAIVCDMERRGGLAVCQEAVAPQKATVTTRIAFRELWTPQFMKRTLVLWVIWFGIVYSYYGIFTWLPSLMVGQGHTVVKTFEYVLLMTVAQLPGYFTAAYLVDRLGRKGTLASFLSLSALCAYFFGQGGSSGELLFWGSFMSFFNLGAWGVVYTYTPELYPTRMRAFGSGWAAAVGRVGGILAPSVVGWCLSFGGSIAQVFGMFTLVMLVTAAVIWIWGEETRGLRLDANE; via the coding sequence ATGGATGTAATTAGTCGTATGGAACGCATACCTACAGGAGCGTTTCATTATCGCTTGTTGGCTTTAACAGGCTTGGGTTGGATGTTTGACGCTATGGATACGGGGTTGATTGCGTTTGTACTGCCCGCCTTGTCTAAAGCGTGGGGGCTGTCGACGGCGCAAATGGGCTATATTGGCAGTATGGGTCTGGTTGGGATGGCGCTAGGGGCTGTTTTAGCCGGCGCGGCAGCGGATCGCTTTGGGCGACGCAAGCTTTTTGCGGCAACCCTTGTTTTGTATAGTGTGGCTACTGGCTTGTGCGGTATTGCCTGGAATTATGAGTCTTTGTTGGTATTTCGTTTTTTAGTAGGCTTTGGATTGGGCGGACAGCTGCCTGTGGCAGTAACGCTAGTTAGTGAATTTTCACCGCCGAAAGATCGCGGCAAGATGATTGTTTTGCTGGAAAGCTTTTGGGGCTGTGGTTGGCTGATTGCCGCCTTGGTAGCGTACTTGGTGATTCCCTATTATGGCTGGCATGTGGCTTTTTTATTGGGCGCGGTTCCGGCTTTGTATGTTTTTTGGATCTGGCGCTGGGTGCCGGAGTCAGTACGGTATCTGACAGCGCAGGGACGCTTGGAGGAAGCTCACGCGATTGTCTGCGATATGGAGCGACGTGGCGGCCTAGCGGTTTGCCAAGAAGCGGTAGCGCCCCAAAAAGCTACAGTAACGACTCGTATTGCTTTTAGAGAGCTGTGGACGCCGCAGTTCATGAAACGGACCCTGGTGCTTTGGGTAATCTGGTTTGGTATTGTGTATTCGTATTACGGTATTTTCACCTGGTTGCCTTCATTAATGGTAGGACAGGGGCATACGGTGGTAAAGACCTTTGAGTATGTATTGCTAATGACTGTAGCACAGCTGCCTGGTTATTTTACGGCGGCATATTTGGTAGACCGTCTGGGGCGCAAAGGAACCCTGGCGTCCTTTCTGTCGTTGAGCGCTCTATGCGCTTACTTTTTCGGACAAGGCGGTTCCAGCGGCGAGCTGCTTTTTTGGGGAAGTTTTATGTCTTTCTTCAATCTGGGAGCCTGGGGCGTGGTCTATACCTATACGCCGGAACTTTATCCGACGCGGATGCGCGCCTTTGGTTCCGGCTGGGCTGCAGCCGTAGGTCGAGTTGGAGGTATCTTGGCGCCGTCCGTAGTAGGCTGGTGCCTCTCGTTTGGCGGTTCTATTGCGCAGGTATTTGGCATGTTTACCTTGGTCATGCTTGTTACGGCGGCGGTGATTTGGATTTGGGGAGAAGAAACACGCGGGTTGCGCCTGGATGCGAATGAATAG